From the genome of Spinacia oleracea cultivar Varoflay chromosome 2, BTI_SOV_V1, whole genome shotgun sequence, one region includes:
- the LOC110803848 gene encoding protein PIN-LIKES 1, protein MSAINLFIMASMPIVKVLLLAATGTFLALDSVDILGENARHHLNKVVFYVFSPALVASNLAKALTFETFLTLWFMPINIFTTFLIGSILGWILVKVTKPPRHLKGLIIGACSSGNLGKLPIIIVPAMCIEKGSPFGDVDTCHSYALAYASLSMALSSMFLWSYTYNIIRIFSKENVQVEAKCSQVIIDETLFVNNTEFLLTSVDYSLMNPDNQISMSSKFKELVITFSKKINLKPLLAPSTIGVTDAPLHVVEDSAYMLGGAAIPTITLILGANLLLGLKGSQIQFRIVVGIAVIRYMLLPLVGIVIIKGAIRVGILQFNPLFQFVLLLQYAVPPAMNISTITQLFGSGQSEYSVILLWTYGLAAVSLTLWSTIFLWLVSS, encoded by the exons ATGAGTGCAATAAATCTATTTATAATGGCTTCAATGCCAATAGTGAAGGTACTTTTGCTCGCTGCCACTGGTACCTTTCTTGCTTTAGACAGTGTTGATATCTTGGGTGAGAATGCTCGCCACCATTTAAACAAA GTTGTGTTTTACGTATTCAGTCCAGCGCTTGTTGCTAGCAACTTGGCTAAGGCACTTACCTTTGAAACATTTCTTACATT ATGGTTTATGCCAATAAACATCTTCACTACGTTTCTAATTGGGTCAATACTTGGGTGGATACTTGTCAAAGTTACAAAACCTCCAAGGCATCTCAAGGGTCTTATAATAGGAGCATGTTCATCAG GTAACTTGGGGAAACTACCCATTATCATCGTCCCAGCAATGTGTATAGAAAAAGGCAGCCCCTTTGGAGATGTTGATACTTGCCACTCATATGCTTTGGCTTACGCTTCACTTTCCATGGCG CTGAGTTCAATGTTTTTGTGGTCATATACTTACAACATCATCCGGATATTTTCAAAGGAGAATGTACAAGTAGAAGCCAAATGCTCTCAAGTTATTATTGATGAGACATTATTTGTGAACAATACAGAATTCCTACTTACTTCTGTTGATTATTCTCTAATGAACCCTGACAACCAG ATTTCAATGTCATCAAAGTTTAAAGAATTGGTAATTACATTCTCAAAAAAGATCAACCTGAAGCCACTATTGGCACCATCAACTATTGGCGTG ACTGATGCTCCTCTCCACGTCGTTGAAGATTCAGCTTATATGTTAGG GGGTGCAGCCATCCCAACCATCACGTTAATACTCGGAGCTAATCTTCTTCTAG GTTTAAAGGGATCACAAATTCAGTTTAGAATTGTGGTTGGCATAGCAGTGATTCGTTACATGTTGCTTCCATTAGTCGGCATTGTTATAATAAAGGGAGCCATTCGTGTTGGTATTCTACAATTCAATCCCTTATTTCAATTTGTTCTACTGCTTCAATATGCAGTTCCTCCTGCAATGAACATAA GTACAATAACACAACTGTTTGGAAGTGGTCAAAGTGAATATTCGGTAATATTGTTGTGGACGTATGGTCTAGCAGCGGTTTCACTCACTCTTTGGTCCACTATCTTTTTGTGGCTCGTCTCTTCTTAA